A genomic segment from Psychromonas sp. psych-6C06 encodes:
- a CDS encoding RnfH family protein codes for MSMIEIEVVYGLPHKQVLLSLPVPEGSSIEESIKLSGITGHFPEIVPSEATVGIFSRPEKLQTIVKAGDRIEIYRPLIADPKEMRKLRAAKMAKK; via the coding sequence ATGTCGATGATTGAAATTGAAGTTGTTTATGGTTTACCTCATAAACAGGTATTACTATCATTACCTGTACCTGAAGGAAGTTCAATTGAGGAATCAATTAAACTTTCTGGAATAACGGGGCATTTCCCTGAGATTGTCCCGAGTGAGGCAACTGTGGGTATTTTTAGTCGTCCTGAAAAGTTACAAACCATTGTTAAAGCTGGCGACCGCATTGAAATTTACCGGCCATTGATTGCAGACCCAAAAGAGATGCGTAAATTACGTGCCGCTAAAATGGCGAAAAAGTAA